The genomic region ATTCTTATTGAGGGGGGCTGCAATTGGTTTTATTTCAGCAATAGGCACATTTCGCTTGCAGACTATTACGGTTTCACCATTACTGACTTTGGCGAGATAGTTTGAAAAATGAGTCTTTATTTCATTTATATTTAAGTTTAACATGATCTTATTATAGATCACCTTGTTGATCATGTCAAGAAAAGATTTCTGATTTACAAGCAAAACCGAGACTGTCCCCCCTGAGCCTTTGCGGTTTAAAAGGGGACTGTCCCAGGCTTTTGCGGCTCATGCCGACATTGTTTCATAGTCCGTAAACATCTGGGACAGACCATAACCCAACGTTTTTAATAGAGAAAATAGGATAGTAAATGAACCGTGGTCTGTCCTCTATTTCTTTCTGTAAAATAATTTAAAGAAATCTGCCGGTTTAACGAAATAAGAAACAGGAAAAATAGAGACTGTACCCTCTCCGCGATGTGTGCTCTATTCTTGGGATGGAGACTCTCATTGCTTTACAAGGCACGACAAGTCTCCGTTAACCAGTTCTGCTCATAAGTCATAATGCATGGACAAACAGGATCATGAACGAAAAAAAACGTTACTTTACCGTCCTTATTGTTGATGATGAACCGGCAGACCTAACTCGCAAAAAAATTGCGAGTATTTTTGACTTATGGTAAAAAAAATTGGCATCACGGTTACCGGGAGTTATGTATCATGTCCCCATAATTCAAAAGGGCTGGGGGCAAAGCGTAAACGCACTTCCTGATTCATTTTTCAATCCTCTCTTCAGCAGCTGACAACAC from Pseudomonadota bacterium harbors:
- a CDS encoding type II toxin-antitoxin system prevent-host-death family antitoxin; this translates as MLNLNINEIKTHFSNYLAKVSNGETVIVCKRNVPIAEIKPIAAPLNKNRPIGLAGKEYPDFQIGNAFFEPLPDDIVAAFNGEES